Genomic DNA from Synergistaceae bacterium:
AAAAATTTCTGCCGACTTGGAGCGTGAACTCAATAGCTCAGGAACTCGCAGTAAAATTCTTGAATGACTCAAATTTTTATGAGAGAACACGAAAATTTTATAAATATAACACTCCTGAATTCATGGAAAATTTGCGGCTGGCCGGTTTTGACGTGTTAAAATCTGACGTGCATTATTTCTTGATTCGGGTTAATAATGATATGGAAGCGTTAAGAATTTTGCTAAAAAATGGAATGACCGCCAGACACACGAGAAATTTTGCGGGGCTTGACGGTCAATATTTGAGAGTTGCGACGAGATTCGAGAATGAGAATAAATTTTTTATTGAGACACTTAAATCTTTATCGAGTTAAAAACTTTTCGCGCAATAAATTAATTTGTTCGTCATTAATGCCGAGCTCGTTATTTATATAATTCATGACTGAACCGTAATTTGATTTTATATAATTCAAAGCGTTATTCATGAGTTCGGGCGATACATAATCCATAGTAAGCAATAATAATTCCTGCTCGTCGGGATCTTGCATTATAGTTTTCGCAAATTCGCGTTCACGTGCAATTTTTCCGGCGTTAAACTCATTAGTCAATAAATAGTCTGACATTATAATATTCTCGTCAACATTCAAAGCTGAAAGAATCAACATGGCCGCGAGTCCCGTTCTGTCTTTGCCCTGTGTACAGTGAAATAATAATGATTTATTTTCGGGCAATGCAAGCAATTTTTCAAACATGATTCTATAGCCGTCCCTGCCGCTTTTACTGCTTAAGATGTCGACATATAAATTTTTTGTCATGTAACCTGTTTTTACTGCGCCGATTAACATAGAGACTTTATCATTGCCAGCTAGATAAGGCAGCATTTTTTGAGCTTGAGGGCTGTTCATGTCGAAATCTATAATAGAAATCTTTACGTTTTCTACACCGTCAATAACTGGGTCGGGCTCTGATTTTGCCTCGAAATCGATTCTAAAATCAAGAATTACGGCTAAATTATAATCTTGCGCTAATTTTCTTATATCTTGACTCGTCATATTACTAAGTGAAGCAGTACGCAGTAATACACCGTGTTTGATAATTTTATCGTCGAGAGTCCTATATCCGCCGAGTTCGCGGGCATTGCCTACACTTTGAAGATTTAAGCTCTGACTTGCTGAAGAGTTGCCGCAAGATATATTTATTAAGATTACTGCGAGAAATAAAATTTTAAGCATTAAAATATTCGCCTGCTAAGTTAAAATCTTTTGTGCTGTCTATAAAATTTAATAAATTGCCCCGAATCGTGTTTTCTGCGATTTGCTGTAATCTTTCTTTATTATCAGGACCCACGAACCTTACAGAGTGCGAGATTAATAATAAATACATATAGGGCATAAATTTTTCTGTAAGCTCGTCAACTTCCTGATCAGTCTTCAAATTAAAATATTCTTTGCATAGAGAACTCCAGTAAATATCAGCGTCATTAAAGTTAAAGCCTAAATATCCCGCTTTCTGTTCGTCGGGAATGGGCGCATATTTCAGCATGTATATAAAACTCAGCATCAATCCGAGTAAATCCCATATAGGATGGCCGTATGCTGCGTCGCCTAAGTCAATTAACTGAAAATCGCCGTTCTTGTCTATCATGATATTTTTTGCGTTAAAATCGCCGTGTAAAAAAGTTTTTGAATCCGGTACAGAGTCAAGAAAAGCTAAAATTTTATTAGTCTCGTCGGGTGTGAGATAACTTGCAAAACTCTTGATTAAGTTCGAGAGTTTAATTTTACGGCTCGGCAAATTTGAGGCTGAGTCAATTTTTATGCTGTGAATTTGCTTGAGTAAATCAGCGCATTTCTTGGCCATTTCGGGGACTAATTCGCGA
This window encodes:
- a CDS encoding tyrosine-protein phosphatase, with the translated sequence MLKILFLAVILINISCGNSSASQSLNLQSVGNARELGGYRTLDDKIIKHGVLLRTASLSNMTSQDIRKLAQDYNLAVILDFRIDFEAKSEPDPVIDGVENVKISIIDFDMNSPQAQKMLPYLAGNDKVSMLIGAVKTGYMTKNLYVDILSSKSGRDGYRIMFEKLLALPENKSLLFHCTQGKDRTGLAAMLILSALNVDENIIMSDYLLTNEFNAGKIAREREFAKTIMQDPDEQELLLLTMDYVSPELMNNALNYIKSNYGSVMNYINNELGINDEQINLLREKFLTR
- a CDS encoding phosphotransferase, with the protein product MNTNTIFLTGRIDTNNASEWEQKIFSSDLNNDTIFDASKLEYISSAGLRVLMKARKKLNKKISIINLSREVYDIFETTGFTELFDVKRALREISIENCQEIGSGAYGRVYRIDPETIVKIYDSRMNLEFIKREIDTAKKVFLLGVPTAISYDVVKCGDSYGALYELLDAKTVAQIISENRELVPEMAKKCADLLKQIHSIKIDSASNLPSRKIKLSNLIKSFASYLTPDETNKILAFLDSVPDSKTFLHGDFNAKNIMIDKNGDFQLIDLGDAAYGHPIWDLLGLMLSFIYMLKYAPIPDEQKAGYLGFNFNDADIYWSSLCKEYFNLKTDQEVDELTEKFMPYMYLLLISHSVRFVGPDNKERLQQIAENTIRGNLLNFIDSTKDFNLAGEYFNA